The following proteins are encoded in a genomic region of Peromyscus maniculatus bairdii isolate BWxNUB_F1_BW_parent chromosome 12, HU_Pman_BW_mat_3.1, whole genome shotgun sequence:
- the Clic6 gene encoding chloride intracellular channel protein 6 isoform X2, whose amino-acid sequence MQAGYDGESIGNCPFSQRLFMILWLKGVIFNVTTVDLKRKPADLQNLAPGTNPPFMTFDGEVKTDVNKIEEFLEEKLVPPRYPKLGTQHPESNSAGNDVFAKFSAFIKNTKKDANEIYEKNLLRALKKLDSYLNSPLPDEIDAYSTEDVTVSRRKFLDGDELTLADCNLLPKLHIIKIVAKKYRDFEFPSEMTGIWRYLNNAYARDEFTNTCPADQEIEHAYSDAAKRMK is encoded by the exons GCTGGTTACGACGGCGAGAGCATCGGGAACTGCCCGTTTTCTCAGCGTCTCTTTATGATCCTCTGGCTAAAGGGTGTCATATTCAATGTAACAACAGTGGACCTGAAGAG GAAGCCTGCAGACCTTCAGAACCTGGCTCCTGGGACAAATCCTCCTTTCATGACTTTTGATGGCGAAGTCAAGACGGACGTGAATAAGATTGAGGAGTTCTTAGAGGAGAAGTTAGTCCCCCCAAG GTACCCCAAGCTGGGAACACAACACCCTGAATCCAACTCAGCAGGAAATGATGTTTTTGCCAAATTCTCAGCATTTATTAAAAACACCAAGAAGGATGCAAATGAGA TTTATGAGAAGAACCTGCTACGGGCCCTGAAGAAGCTGGACAGTTACTTAAACAGCCCTCTGCCAGACGAAATAGATGCCTACAGCACGGAGGATGTCACTGTGTCCCGAAGGAAGTTTCTGGATGGGGATGAGCTCACGCTGGCCGACTGTAACCTCTTGCCCAAGCTCCACATCATTAAG ATTGTGGCCAAGAAATACAGAGATTTTGAGTTTCCTTCTGAAATGACTGGCATTTGGAGGTACCTAAACAATGCTTATGCCCGGGATGAGTTCACTAACACATGTCCAGCTGACCAGGAGATTGAACACGCGTATTCAGACGCAGCGAAAAGGATGAAGTGA